The Lactuca sativa cultivar Salinas chromosome 2, Lsat_Salinas_v11, whole genome shotgun sequence genome includes the window CTATTAGCATATAACTGCTAGTACTTGATAAATACATAAACTATTATTCTATTAGCATATAACTGCTAGTGCTTAATAAATACCTTGGCAATTAAGCTTTATCGGGATTATTATGGTTGACCTTGTTATGATGTTGAGattttatcattatcattacaGTTAATTATGTTACAAAAATTAAGGTGATACAACATACACAAAATAACAAATGGTTAGAAGGGAGAGCATCATCAAAATAACAATGGTTAGAACGATGAGCATCATCTAATTAGAAAAATAAATCTTACTAGTAGATGATaggataaataaaaaaattacttaTTATATTTTTGAATCATCAAAATAACAATAGTATGTCAATTTTCACACAAATGAAAAATGCCAAACTATTAGATGTAATGTCAATACTTTTTTTCTAGAATATTGCAAAgagaaatatatattaaaaaaattaaatttgttattgaaAATGTAGAATACATACCTTAGATTGATCAAGGGTGGTAGTTATAATGGTATTGTCAAAAGATAATTCATTGTTCCAAAATTtcgcaccaccaccaccaccgataTGTTTGAGAGTTTTTAAGCTACTAAGATGGAGAGAATCAAGATGAGGGAACAAGATGGTACTTGTGTTGGTAAATGTAGTCATTTCTTCATCCTTATCATCTCTGTTTGAAACAACTTCTTCAATACCATCACAAAACTCTATATGGACTTTCTTTAGGTTGGAAAGAAGTTTTGCCATGAGAGGTGAAAACAAGTACTTAATTCTTCTGCACCCATACATGTATATGGTTGTGAGGTTGTAGAATGGGGATTCTGATTGTTCTTTTGGAAGAGTGACAAATTTATTCCAGTTACACTTCCACACATGACTCATGTTGTTCATATAACGGATATATAGATCCTCAAGGTAGGGAAGTACTATTTCTTGATTATGGTGAGTTGTTACCAATTCTCTACTTGTTGGACTCTCTATCTCAAACACCACATCCACTCCTTGACATTTCATCAATTTGAGTTTGTGGAGGTTCTGGGAAGAGTGTGTGAGACACGATAGGAATGAAATACCAATCTGTACGTACATATATTCCAATTAAACGCTATAATTAGTAACTTCAGTTGGTTAAAAATGACTTGTATGAACGATATATCAATATATAATTGCACATTCGTTTACAATTCAACTTTATAATTTTGGATTTGCGTTGGCTTATTCTGAATTTAGGTAAAATTTCAAGGAATATTTGGAAATTATGGATGATGTCTCCTTTTCAAGTAAAGGAATTTTAATAATTAGTTGTAACAAAATTATGTCATACGAGTggcaaaaatcaaaaatcaaaaatcaaattttacagTTATGCTTAAATAATAAGGATAAAAAATTTAAGGGTCCAAAAGAAtcaaatcaattaagatgttaAGGTATttataacaagaaaaaaaaagactCTATTCGGGCAAACTAGATGAAAAACTAGTTTTtagcttataacatgatttatcAATAAGTTTACTTATAAGATATTTTGTAAACTATGATAAACTACTTTTATTGTTTTACCAATTGCTAAATTATAATAAGCtagcttattattattattattattattattattattattattattattattattatcaaatagGACCAAACTGTAGTGCTTAATCTAATTATAAGAAGCAAAGCAACAAATTAAAGGGTGGTTAAGGTCGGTAAATATTATTTCCTCTTCTCTTACAGCCTAtaaatatatgtatttattttcaAATATCGCCCTTTTTGCAAGGTTAAGGGCCAACGAATTCGAACTTAATTTGGCATAAATATTAAGAAAACAACATTACTAACAACTAGAAACCATTTTCGAATTTAATATTAACAATAGATCATTTGAAATATTACTATAAATGACCGcaaaacatttattattattattgctacACACATAATTTGTAAAATCTTTAAAATATACCTAAATTTTTTGTAAATTTTCTCAAGTCATTATAAAAAAAAGTTTCTTTTCAATATAATTTATATTCTTTATTTATATGTAATCATTAAAAAAATACAGTGCTTGTATTTTTTATTACAAATATTATTTTTACACTTGACATTTTTAGTTATTAAACATGTTAAATTAGCCACATGATTATATCCAATAAAAAGCCACTTGGTTATGAATAATATACTTTTGGCTTTTAGATTTTGGCCACAAAAGTTTTAGGTTTTAGACTTTGGCTATAATATTTTCGTATGTTAGTAGGTTTATGTGTACAAACTAATTAAAAAATCGTCcctgtaatttatataaaaggtCCTAGGCAGGGATTTTTTTTTACGGAAAACAGTCCATGTGtttcaaaaaattagaaaaatggtTCATGTTTGATAGAAAATTATAGATTACACCCGTTGCAAAGCGGACATCGGAATATGAAGTTTAGGAGGGGCGTCTagtttaattattataataaaaaaataatagttAGATAGATTTTATAAATGATGTGTAAATAGAAACTTTTATTAATGGGAAATTATGATATGTTGCATTTTATGTACTTATTacattttaaaaaacattttttactaattgtttatataaaaaaaaagatatgttacattttataaatgacatgttaataataatatacatTAGCTTATCGGTTAGTAATGTTGTTTTTCTAACTGTAATTTTTTGTAATTGTTTAACCGCTTATCTCTTTGATGTCGATTAGTGGATGCATGTCGTGTGCGCGTGTTATTTGATGAGGTCTTGACAAGTCAAAAGGAAAAAACAAAAAGATTAAGGGGATGTGTCAAACCAAACCTTAATTAAACATAAACTAAGATTGAAATCCATACATACCTCTTGCTTTTCCTCTTGGCTACTCTTTTCCGATTCATTGAATATCCCTCTTTCTCCTCCGCAATCTTCGATCGAAATCTCCATAAGTGCCCCCAGATCAAAATTGGCACCGGTAGGTGTGAATAAATTTCTGAACCTCTTACATCGTTTAACCATTATTTTTTCAACAGCTTGAAAGCTACGGATGTTGACACCAGAGTTAACTTGATCACCTTTTATCCTCCACACCTCTCTTAGCTTCCCTAAACAGTCTACTTCAATGCTTCTCAAGTTGGTTTTGATGCCGCCTTCTCCAATTTCACCAGCACAATCCAAATCGATGTTGAATAAGACTTCAATGGAACCACACCACTTGACTTGAAGCTCTTGAAGATGATGTAGCAGAGGCATGGGATTGCATGGAAACAAATTCATAAGTTTATCGCAACTATTCACATAAATCTCTCTCAGATTAACTTCATCACTCGTCCTAAAGTCACAAGGCCATATCTCCTTCAAATTATCCATATGAATAATAGACAATTTCTCCAACTTAGGAACTAGAACCTGCATAACAATATATCATCCATTAATAGCCTCATCCAAACAATGCTTACAAACAactttttaaaaacttttaattgaAAAGATTATTTGAACTGTATCATCATAAACCATATTTACCTCTGCCTTCAAAAAACAGGATGTTTCCAGCTTATTCTTGGGATAAATGCTTGTGATATTTCCAATTCTGCTAAGTTTCAACTCCACGAGTTGTAATAACTCAATTCTGTTCACATTATGGCACAAACCCGATAGCTTTGGTAGCCCAAACAAACATAAAACTTTCAGCTTTAAGAAAGTAATTGTCTTTTTTCCAGCATTCTCACTACAGATGAGTTCTTCCATATTATCACATGAATCAACTTCAAGATGCTCTAGATTTGACAAATCTTTGGCTACACCAATTGTGAAAAGGTATCTCAACTCAGCACACATGGAAACGACAAGGACTCTTAGAATTTTGAATGATGAGGGTTGAGGAAAACGTGAGGACTTCACATCAAGATCACCAAGATCATTCATATCATCAACACTTAAACAAAGCATCTCTGTTTTCACAAACAACTCGTTCAGTCTAGAGTCCAATAATTCACCTTTCTTAGTAACCAACTTCAATGTGTTTTGGACAGCATACATGTGCTTCATGTAATCTCCATATAAATAACGTCGTCCCACTGAGATCTTGAATTTCTCAAGTTTTTCAAACGACATATTCTTTGGTTGGGCATTGTTTCGAAAGAACTCAATTTCTAATGCAGAAAGACCTTTTGAACGTTCTGCTATTTCATTATAGTTATCATCTGTCATGTTGTATATACCCTTACCTCGATGTCTAAATTCATCATAAAATCCCATATACAGCTCTTCCAGTTTGACTAAGTTTTTCAAGATACCCTGTTCTATATGAAGATCATCACTACCTCTCAGATCAAGTACCCTTAGCTTCTTTAGATTTCCGATTGTGGAAGGTAACATTTGGATGCAAGAATCAGCAAAGCTGAGCACTTCGAGGTTTAACAAATTTCCAATACTAGAGAAATCAAACATTTGTAATGAACATTCATGGAGATGAAGCACTCGGAGGTTGGTGGAGCATTCAGATGACAAGGGAAGCAATGGGTACTTCATTTTATCGTATGATATAACCTGAAGTTTTTGCATTCCTTCATAAAAGTTTTGAGGAAACCTTAGAGACTTATCTCCATGCATAAGTTTTAAAATCATTAGGTTTGGAAACTTAAGGTCTCCACAAAACTCACATATACCCTTGCATGTTAATGAAAGCCCTTTACAAGAGTCGTGCATATCATCTGCAGGCCACTCTAGCGTATTACCATGGTTGACAATCGAAGCATGCTCAACTTTAGAAAACATATCCAAAACAAAAGAACGGATGAGATCATGCATCTTGATGCACTGAACATCATCAACTTTTATCAACAAATTTGTATAGATGAGCCGCTCAATGCAAGTGTTGAGCCTAGTTCTTGCTTCTCTTATGGTATACacttttttaaataatttcaatCCCCACCCATACCTCACCAACTCCTCCATAGGAATATTGGAATCTTCTGGAAACAATCCACATAGAAAAAAAGTGGATTTAGTCTCCTCGTCTTGGAGATTGTCATAGCTCGCTTTAAAAACTTTAGAGGCAACATTTTCAATGTCATGATGCTCTAAACGAGACAGTGCATCCTTCCATGCATCCGTACTTTTATCTCTAAGTGTACATGCCATGGTTTTAATGGCAATGGGTAGACCACAACACTTACTTACAATATCTTCTCCTATCTTATGGAGCTCAGGATCAGAACCTTCTACAAACTGCCAGAACAATCTTTTTGATTCTGCTTCTGTGAGAAGTCCCACATTAAAAATCGAATGACCTTCAACCCCCATCACAGTGCAAATATGTCGGTCTCGTGATGTTAACAGGACCTTGAAGTTAACACCTTGATTTGGAAATGGACTTAATCCAATATCTTCCAAATCAACAGACTGCCATACATCGTCGAGTATTATTAAGAATTTATCCTTACCTACATCAGATTTGGCCTTGAACCCTTGACGAAGCATATCGGCTCTTACTGACTTAGTATTTGCATTGAGCTCTACACCAAGGTAATATGATATAgcttcctgaatggaaatggggtCTGTCTTTTCCCCTATAACCGCCTCAATGATATAACTGAACATTCTCTTttctttggcaaccttcttcagCCTTTGCATCATTGTGGTCTTCCCCACTCCACCCATCCCACATAAGGCTATCATATGGGATTTGTGGTTCGGATCGAGTGCTTTGAGTGCTTTTGTAAAAGTCAACTCTCTTGATTGGAAGTCATTATGTTTAGTTGATAGTGTAGACGTAGATGACTTCATGGAATGAACCCTTCCTGGAGGAATGGGATGATCAGCCCAATTGATCTCTTTGTATCGTCTCATGACACTGTCGATCTCCTCACTTATCTCGACAGCACTCCTTCCGGCTGTGTGTCTAATCTTTAGATTAAAACAACTGCCAATGTTGTTAGGAACATTTTCCACTTGTGCATTGATCTTTCCTACATCATCCAGCCAACCCTTGACTTGAGCTGGAACCTCAAGATTGTTACTAATGTTGTGCCTTGTTTTCTCTTCAACACCAACTTTTGCAGCATTCAGTTCTATGATTTTGATACCCATGTCTCTCATGTACTTTGTGCACAAAATGAGGTAACGTAGGTATCTGTTAATGGGAATCATGAGAATTGGAACAACTTGTTTCATAATTTCATTAGCTGTTTCCATTGTTGGATATTCTTGTGGTAGCACCTGCATAGTAGTCAGCAATTGATCAAACACAATTCAATGGAAATTAATAATGAATGTAGCAATTGCATGTACTCTAGATTTCCATTGCATTAAGTAAGGACCGATGATGTAATCAATAAAATACAAGAAAATTGCTTTTGATTGGTATAATTTTAAAGATGGTTATAACAATTACATGCATCCTAGATTCATTTCATTGAGTAAGGTTTGAGTAGACGGATGGTGTAATGTGTAGAAAAATACATTCAGTAATCAAAGATCAATTTTACAATAAACTTTCTGCCAACTTTAAAGAAAATTAATATCAGTATTATTTAATGTTGTGGAACATGTGGAAGCCAAAACAATAATTAGGATGAAATTGTAAAGAAGGATTTAACAACGATGTCCAAGAATCAGTTTTATCCGGGGTGTTTTGGATTGctaatttaaaataacttatcCTTATTTGTAAAAGTATTTATTAGCTTTTCCCGGTattaaaacaaagtttaaataaaattgGATTAGCTTATTCGgtgtaaaaacataataatttgatAAGTTGTTTTTTAGCATTTGGcaatttattatgtttatagatgTAAAATGATCAATACAGACATATAGTTACTGTAGGGTTAATATGGTAACTTTGTTAAATTAAGTCCTAAGCTATTTAATATAAGTTAGAACCACTAACTTatcaaaaacattttatttatgtCCATAAGCACTTTTACTTTTAATCTACCCAAAAACTAAAATTTATTTATCAACCAATGTCAAACTGCAAAAATTAATAAGCACCTTAAATAAGCAATCCCAAATAATCCTTTCATGTAGCATAAATAAGAGTACGGGCAGATTGAAAACAAAAACTAGAACTCAAAACCTTACTGTATGTCACCTACAACATTAGAATCTTTTCCCTGATGGTAAATTTGGTCCctgaatttattattatttaatgcaTATTCTTCAGTTTCACACTTATAATAAAGTTTTGagaattatattattataattaaatccCCGTGATTTGCAACCACACCCGAGTGTTTATTAATAGATCTATCCTTTTGCCAAGAAACCtataactaaaataaattaatcaaagatgaaattgaaaaaacaaaaatttgaataattttttttatgactttCCTCCATCAATTTGTTATTGTTTTCATGGTTGGTCTTTTACAACTCATCATTATTtaggaaaataaaaattaaagtaaATGATATAACTTTTAATTTGGTTATTAAAGTTTAATAATCATTAAAATATTGCATATCTTAACCGGTTATATAAggtaatatactaataatatagTACGAATCAGCATCACATTTTCATTGAACTAGAACAAAGAATAACAACCTTTTTTTCATATTACCTATAATAAAGTTTTTTAGTTTGTATTATCCAAGTCTTCTCTTGATAATTAAAAACATGGCGgatgaaattataaacttaatTAGACGAAGTTGATTGAAATCATTTGTATTTAAGATCGCTCTCCTCATGTGGGAAAATAGGTTTTTAtcacgcgcacacacacacacactacttaTTTGATATACTATGAACTGTAAATACTGAAAAAGAAGAGTTGGGATTATCATTATTTTTAATTGGAATACTGGAGTAAGGTTGTTATCATAAATAGTTCAAATATGTGATTTGTATAAAGATTTCATATCATAATCTAACGTGAATCTAATGGAAAATAATGATAttaaaaaaagagaaattaaatatcctcctacattTTCTtccatttagaaaaaaaaaaaaaaacaaacaaacagatTATGGTGTAGAAATTGACATTAAACCTTGTTTTGGAAGATTTTGTAAGAAAGAATGTTAGTGAAGAAACAGATTTCATAAAATAATCTGGCCATAAATAAGGAAATTAAAAGCCAGGATACTTTAAAAATGACTGCTAACTGCTTTAAATTTATGTTGATTTTCCGGTATGGAAAGACATGTATAATCCAACAACTATCCAACCTCGATTCCATTAGTGGAGTCAAATTGTATTAGCTTTGGCCCCTAGACTATAATGTAATTGGTAAAAATAGTCGGTCTCATAATCTAAAATGAAATTACAGATAAACTTGTGGAATTTTCAACATGATGATAGGAACAAAATTGAAGGCTACTTGCGAAGAATGATatgcaattttgtctttatttAGTTTGGTTGGAGAAGATAgaaaatcttaaaaaaataaataaataactattgAGTTTGTTATTCTTTAAAACTAATTAGCATGACCAATGTGTTACTATTAGCTTGAGTTTTTCAACTTAGCAGatcaattaattccaaattaaaacaattttgtaGTCATTTAAGTCTCTCTCTCATCATCATTTACTACCATTATTATATCTGGGTTCGCTTCCTGTTCTTACCCAATCCCAAATTCATGCAATATCTTATGAATCATCAAGTCACAATCCAGGTTCAATTTAAAAAACATACACAAAAAACAATGGATTGTATAGAAAATGCTTGTAAATTAACACATAAGAAATTAGGCGAATACCTGGACCTTTGCTTTGTTCTTGCAATCGTCTTCTCTGAAACTCTCTCAAACTTTTGTGAATAACATACTCAGAAGGGTATTTAAAGAGAGAAAAGCTAAAGCATCAACACGGAAAAGCAAAAGCATTTAGATGTCAGGCCCTTGTAGGGGGTTTCGTATCCTTACTGCTTATTTAATTCTCGTCTCTTCATTAATGATTAAAGGTATATCTCTTATATGAACTTTTGTTTGTCTCataaatataaaaatagaaaaatttaGTGATTAGAAGCTAATAATTAGCCATAAGTAAATGAAAAAGGTTTATTATAGCATTAATTCAATGTCAAGCAAAAATAAGTATTAGATGCAGTCGAGAAGCTATCCATAAATCATCAagattttaattttcaaaattattaCTGAAAAAGTAACAACGAATTTACCATTGACGATGTCAAATATAATTTGATAATTTTCATTTTAAACTACTGGGTAACCAACTTATAATTTCCTTCACATTATAACATTTTCAACTTAGAGAAATTGTAAGTTGTAACATGTTAgcatttatttaattttgtttttcaatGACGTTAAATATAACATCCAAGAAAAGTAATTGAGCAGTACATATACCAAATTGGCATCcaaacattaccacatcaaacatGTAACAAGCTTTGGAAAAACGAAATCCCAAACCTAAATCATAAAGTTTCTCAAAACTTATTCTTTTACATACTGATTATAATTTTGCTTTTTATGATCTTGATTTCTTTGGGCACATTTGTTGATAGCCAAAAGGTTTTCCTTTGAGATGGTTTGCAACGTAATGGTGACCAAAGTAGCTCTATGCCATCAATCGTTGAGAGTTTGTTGCataatttttaactttttacatTTCCATTGTTTCTTTTTCCAAGTATTTTATTGTTGTTAAATTTTCAAACTGATAAGTAGTTTCCCTTTGGCTCATTTTTATACTTCCTTTTGATATGTATTAGGCTGGAAATAAGGAATGTAACAAAATTTGATCCacccaaaaaatatataaattatgcGCAAAGAAGATGAACATGTCCATCTTCAAGGGGGTCAACAAGATATGTACTAATAAATTTGTAATAACAGAGAGATCACGGTGCGTTGACATAATTTAAGTTCAGAATTTTAATAATTGGACTAAATGCAAGTAATAACaaagtattttcatttatttctcaactatagcatcttactttcatttcaGCATATTACAACCATGTATGTACTTTGAAACTTCTACCAATCATAGCAGTGAAACTTGTCGTGTATATACTTGGATGAGATTGTTATAATTGGGTACATTTTTCAAAGTAGAATATTGGAATAAACAAATCTTATGAAAGTATTTGTTGTCTCCCACTGAAACTGCAACCATTTTTATCCTCACCTGAACTCTCACACGGCAACAACCCAACCTCGACCTTTTACCCTTGAAGCAAGAAAAGTTGCATGATGTAGAAAAAAAgcaataaaacattaaaaaaatagacATGTAGTCACAAATGGAATTGAAATGAATACTAATAATCATTTGGGAGGATAATGACACACACCAAACTTTGCTTCCTTGAATAAACACATGCTCAAGGTGTGAGATCTTTCCATCCTATTGATATCAACAAAACTACATCATCAGGGTTACAAGTTCTGCCAGACCTTTAGGCTTCCTAGGACATAATTATTAGGGAATCAAAACTAGGTAGCATCTTACATCTCTATTGTTTCAACCATAATAATAGGGTTAAGACCCTTTTTCAGCCAACAAAGGTATATTAACATCTCTATGGCTTCTCCTATATGATGAGTATCCTTGTCTATGAAGAATAGGCCCAACATAACCTCAACAATCACAAATATGCCAACAGCTAAACTTCACACTGAATtaagaaaacaaaatataatcaGTTGCCATAGCAACTTTTATTGTTACTTCCTCTGTTCTTTCTACTTATTTCTTGATAATATAACTACTAACAGCTGCAGATTTAATATATTCATCAATTAAACCATACAACTAAGAGACTAAACACCTAACCTCGAAAATTTACTCTTAAGGATACTACCCTGCATCTTGAAGTTATTGTATATTGAACATGTCAAATCCTAAAGTATACAAAGTTACAAACTATTGTCTTAAAATATTAAGCACTGATTTGTAATCGGTAACTATAATTACGTGATATAACATACCTTACACTGATTTTTGAGCATGCTTTTTTCATTCAACAAAACTCGCAATTTGATATATTGGCGTACCAATATTTAGGGTTAGGGATTTTACCCTGATAATCGTCTCGCACTCTTGAATCCTTATCTTTTAGCTGATTTCTTAACTGGTTGAGCCTCTGACTTATACTCGATCTTCATTATTATTGCTTAAATTTGGAAGTCACATTCAATTCACTTATGTCGTTATAAACTGCACACAAACACTTTACCCGTTTCTGAATTTGGGAGACGAACAGACGAGGTAAAAACAGAAAGTTCTTTTTCTAATAGTCCCCATCATTTCACATTTTGCATAAAGGTACCCAAAATTCCACACTAAAACCAAAATATACCCTCACCAAAACAAGTTTATACTTCCTCATGCGAAAAATTAGTAATTCAAAATTTGTGTGCATTTTATACATTTTGATGTTTAGTTGCATGATATTTTAGAATATATTATTAAGAACGCAAGTCTATGTCTCATCTTAATCTACCTGGCGGGACAAAAAGTTGCATCAACAAGTGTTTGCTTTCCTATGACAAACAAGGTGTCTCAAAAGGTACTTCTATTTATTATAACATCTTATTTTCATTTTTCCGTATTGCAACAATGTACTTCcaaatttttgtttatttatgaatGCATTATACTATAGAAAAACTACTtagttataacattgtactttcaacaCTTTTCTTATTGAGATCACTTGTACTATGAACATTCTACCAGATTATATCAGTGAAAGTTGTTTTGTAAAGAAGTGAAAGTATGATGATATAACAAATACATAATTGAAAATAATTTTAACCCTCAAATGAAGGCGTTGACATTTTATTCTTCAAATATCGATTAATAATCACTTGTATAGTTCCTAACTACCTAATTCATAAGCATGAAGTTTCTTTTATGGGATTTGTCACATCGATTAAAagtaaaacactttctattttgAGTTGGGGCCAAATAGAGAAATGGACAACGTACTTTCAACATTCTATTGATTTAGCTCATTTGACTATTTTTCATAGTGATTAAACCATTGCATTTTTGTTGCTTACACTACAAGAAAGTACAGCATTACCGGCGACAGGCGTCGTCGCTAAAAGTGCggcttgtcgccgctaatactacTAGCGGCGACGTGTCGTCGCTAAAACGTCGACGCTGATATTTTGTCGCTATTAATTAAGCTGTCGCCGCTAATGTGTGGCTGTCGTTGCTAAAgacttgtcgccgctaataagcTCACGCCGCCGCTAAAGACGTGTCGCCGGTAATAACCTATTGTCGCCACTAAAGGCGTCGCCGGTATTGgtgtttttcttttatatatatatatatatatatatatatatatttcacattaaaattaaaaaaaaaaactgatatGATATTAATTAATCTAATCCTATATCATTCCATTCCAAAATATTAATACAATATCCGTTTAAAATTACTCGTCTGATTTAACATataacaaaatatcaaaaatactAGTCTAAAATACTTGcacaaataaaacataaaaaaatcctACAACTATCTACTCGTCATCATTGCTCTCCTCGTTTCCTCCGGTTTCATTTCGTTGTGGCAATGAACGAAACCAATCTTCAAGTGCAGCACTACATTCCGGGTCTTTTAACATTGTTTGAAGCATTTCCAACTACAAATAAAACAACATAGTCTTATAAGTTAAAATAGCATTATAACATTCTATATACAAAATATACATTCCACATATTGCGTATAAaacattataacattgtactataactaacaattaccaa containing:
- the LOC111908479 gene encoding uncharacterized protein LOC111908479 isoform X1, which encodes MLKNQCKVLPQEYPTMETANEIMKQVVPILMIPINRYLRYLILCTKYMRDMGIKIIELNAAKVGVEEKTRHNISNNLEVPAQVKGWLDDVGKINAQVENVPNNIGSCFNLKIRHTAGRSAVEISEEIDSVMRRYKEINWADHPIPPGRVHSMKSSTSTLSTKHNDFQSRELTFTKALKALDPNHKSHMIALCGMGGVGKTTMMQRLKKVAKEKRMFSYIIEAVIGEKTDPISIQEAISYYLGVELNANTKSVRADMLRQGFKAKSDVGKDKFLIILDDVWQSVDLEDIGLSPFPNQGVNFKVLLTSRDRHICTVMGVEGHSIFNVGLLTEAESKRLFWQFVEGSDPELHKIGEDIVSKCCGLPIAIKTMACTLRDKSTDAWKDALSRLEHHDIENVASKVFKASYDNLQDEETKSTFFLCGLFPEDSNIPMEELVRYGWGLKLFKKVYTIREARTRLNTCIERLIYTNLLIKVDDVQCIKMHDLIRSFVLDMFSKVEHASIVNHGNTLEWPADDMHDSCKGLSLTCKGICEFCGDLKFPNLMILKLMHGDKSLRFPQNFYEGMQKLQVISYDKMKYPLLPLSSECSTNLRVLHLHECSLQMFDFSSIGNLLNLEVLSFADSCIQMLPSTIGNLKKLRVLDLRGSDDLHIEQGILKNLVKLEELYMGFYDEFRHRGKGIYNMTDDNYNEIAERSKGLSALEIEFFRNNAQPKNMSFEKLEKFKISVGRRYLYGDYMKHMYAVQNTLKLVTKKGELLDSRLNELFVKTEMLCLSVDDMNDLGDLDVKSSRFPQPSSFKILRVLVVSMCAELRYLFTIGVAKDLSNLEHLEVDSCDNMEELICSENAGKKTITFLKLKVLCLFGLPKLSGLCHNVNRIELLQLVELKLSRIGNITSIYPKNKLETSCFLKAEVLVPKLEKLSIIHMDNLKEIWPCDFRTSDEVNLREIYVNSCDKLMNLFPCNPMPLLHHLQELQVKWCGSIEVLFNIDLDCAGEIGEGGIKTNLRSIEVDCLGKLREVWRIKGDQVNSGVNIRSFQAVEKIMVKRCKRFRNLFTPTGANFDLGALMEISIEDCGGERGIFNESEKSSQEEKQEIGISFLSCLTHSSQNLHKLKLMKCQGVDVVFEIESPTSRELVTTHHNQEIVLPYLEDLYIRYMNNMSHVWKCNWNKFVTLPKEQSESPFYNLTTIYMYGCRRIKYLFSPLMAKLLSNLKKVHIEFCDGIEEVVSNRDDKDEEMTTFTNTSTILFPHLDSLHLSSLKTLKHIGGGGGAKFWNNELSFDNTIITTTLDQSKSSEAGGVFWSLCQYSREIEISRCNALSSVIPCYAAGQSQKLQVLKIKFCNGMKEVFETQETSSNKSGCDEGKGGTPTPAIPRINDAIVPKLPYLKILEIVSCEGLEHIFTFSALESLRHLKKLKIWNCKAMKVIVKREEYASASSSKKVVVFPRLKSIVLKALPELVGFFLGMNEFRWPLLDEVVIEKCPKMIVFASGGSTAPKLKSIKTTFGIYSVDQHGLNFQTTFPPTSERTPWSFHKLIELDVKHSHDVKKIIPSSELLQLQKLGKIRVSGCKMVEEVFEALEESGRNRNSSSGRGFDESSQTTTTLINPPNLTQLELVGLDRLRNLWKRNQWTVFEFPNLTRVEISECDRLEHVFTSSMVGSLLQLQELCIKDCGHMEEVIVVKAEEESDDKTNETLVLPRLNSLTLKSLPRLKAFSLGKEDFSLPLLDSLAISYCPAMTTFTKGNSTTPQLKEIEINYNSFYAGEDINSFIKMNKRNSEKRKTD